The DNA window GACTCGCATCCCGAGATCCGCATCGTCTTCGTCGGCACGAAGAACCGCATCGAGTCGCGCGAAGTACCGCGTCTTGGGTTCGAGTTCTTCCCGATCGAGATCGCCGCTCCGGGTCGTTCGCTCGGCTCGCTTGCCAAGTTTCCCTTGCAGTACTACAAGGCATTCCGTCGTTCGAAGCAAATACTCGAAGAAGTGAACGCGGAAGTCTTCCTTGGGGGCGGCGCCTATCTGAGCGTGCCGGTGGCCTTCGCGGCAAAACGGCGTGGCATCCCGATCGCGCTGCTCGAAATCAATGCAGTGGCTGGCCGCGCAAACCGCGTCATCGCGAAGGACGCAACCAAGATCTTCGTGAGCTACAAAGAGTCGATCACACAGTTTCCGTCGGGTGTTGAGGCCCTCACACAGGTGATCGGCACTCCGGTGCGCGACGGCATCCTCAAACCCATCGATGTCGCGACCGCACGCTCGCATTTTGGTTTGGACCCGAACCGCAAAACGCTGCTCGTCTTCGGGGGCTCGCTCGGCGCCCGATCGCTCAACGCAGCGATGAAAGCTTGTGCGCAGTCATTCCTCGATGCGGGTATGAACGTGATCTGGCAGACCGGCTCAAGCGAGAACGCCGATGCATTGCGCAGTCAGTACGCTGACCCATCGCGCATCTGCATTCGCGAGTTCATTAGCGAAATGCCGGAGGCGTATGCGGCGAGCGATCTTGTGGTCTGCCGCGCAGGCGCTTCGACGCTTGCCGAAATCTCGACACTTGGCAAGCCGGCGATCCTGATACCGTACCCGCTTGCGGCAATGAATCATCAGGAGAAAAATGCAATCGCGTATCGTGAGCGTGGCGCGGCACTCGTGATAACCGATAGTGCGATTGCAGCCGAGCTTTCGGGAGCAGTCCGTTCGCTTATGGGGGATGACGCAACGCGAGCTACGATGGCAAAAAAAATGCTTGCATCTGAGAACATAACTGCACGAAATGTTGTAGCAGATTATCTCATAGCGCAGCTTCGCATATAACGCATGGCGGCGCAGACAGCATGCAACAGCCCCAGGTTTTCAAATATAACTACGCCTTTCTCTACCAGTCGATGGCGGTCTACGCTACGACGCTTGCGGTGTATCTGGTCATCCGGGGCATGATGCACGAAGAATTTTCGCAAGTATTCTACGATCCCGTCGTCTACCTGCTCTGCATTATTATCCTTGCGTCGGCTCTCGCTGTCGTCTATAATGTGATGATGCGGAGACGAATCGAAATCGACGGTTCGGTACTTGCGCTGCAGCGCGCCGTGCGACGCGTCGAGATCGACACCAAGGACGTCCGGGGTGTGCGGCTGCAACAGGAACGCACGAACGGGATCATATCGAGAGCGGGGCTGATTACGATCTTCACAGCATCGAGGCGGCGCCCGATCCGCGTCGTCCCCTACAACTTCGAACGCAGCGAAGAACTGACCGCCGCGATCAAGGCCTGGGCAGCCGACAAAGCACATATTCGCGCACGTCGCGGCCGCCCCCGCACTCCGCGACACCGACCCTGATGCAGCATATCCACTTCATCGGGATCGGCGGCGCCGGCATGAGCGGATTAGCCGAGATCGCACTCGCCCGTGGCATCGCCGTCTCGGGCAGTGATCTGAGTGATTCGGCAAAGCTGAAAGAGCTCAGAAAACTCGGAGCGAAGATCCATATCGGGCATAGAGCGTCGAATGTCCCCGCCGATACTGACGTCGTCGTCTATACTTCTGCTGTCCGGAAATCTGACAATCCCGAATACGCGGTGGCCGCTCTACGACAGATCCGATGTGTTCGACGTGCAGAGTTTTTGGCAGAACTGATACACAGTCTGCAGACTGTAGCGGTCGCCGGTACCCACGGAAAAACGACGACGACTTCGATGATCGCCCATATTCTTCTGCATGCGGGCCTTGATCCGGTCGTGTCGGTCGGTGCAAGCGTCTTTGAGCTCGGCGGCAAGAATGCGCATGCGGGCAAAGGAAATCTTGCCATTGTCGAGGCCGATGAATATGACAGGAGTTTCTTGGCATTGCATCCCTTCATTGCGGTCATGACGACCCTCGAGGCCGAACACCTCGACATCTATCGAGATCTGGCCGATCTGCAGGATACGTTCGTCCAGTTCGCGAATGCCGGTTCGCAGCTTGGAATGGTTGTCGTGAATATTGACGAACCTGCATTGCGATCGATCCTGCCCCGGCTTACAAAGAAGATCGTCACGTTCGGTATTGGCTCTGAAGAGGCAAAGTACCGGGCGAAGAACGTTTCGCTCGATGCACTTCATAGTACGTCCACGATCTTCCGTGGCGGATCGCCGGCCGGAACGCTTACACTTTCCGTCCCTGGTGAGCACAATATCAAGAATGCACTTGCGGCGATCGCCGTCGCGGAAAGCCTGGCGATCCCGTTCGAGATGATCGCCGAAGCACTATCACAGTTTCGCGGCGCCGAGCGCCGTGCGCAGGTGATCGGTGATGCGAACGGTATCCTCGTCATCGACGATTATGCGCATCACCCGACCGAGATCGAAGCAACGCTCAAAGCGCTTCGTACCGGGTACCCCGGTCGTCGGATTCTTGCCGCATTTCAACCGCACACATTCACGCGCACCAGAGATTTTGCCGCCGAGTTCGGCCAAGTGTTTGCAGCATACGCCGATGCGCTCTATTTACTGGATGTCTATCCGGCCAGGGAGAAGCCGATCGAGGGCATTACGAGCGAGTTGATTCTACAGTCCGCTCGAGCAGCAGGCCTCGAACGTTCACAAATCGTGCATTCGCTTAACGAGCTTCCCGCTGCGATCGGCGGTGACGCAACTGCCTCCGACATTGTTATTACACTCGGTGCAGGTACGATTACCGAAGCTGCGCCGGCAATCAAATCATATTTACGCTCACAATCATCAACACAAGGCCCCGAACGGTTACCCAGGCGAACTGCAGCGGTCGGTTAAGTACATGGTAAAGCCCAATAAGAAGTTTATTACGATCGGTTTCGATGCTTCGCGCGAACCGCTTGACGAAATGTTCTGGTGCGAGGCCGATGTAGACGGCGATTGGACCAATATCACCGTCTGCGACCGCATCCGGACCCGCCGAGAGGTCGTCGAGCGCATTGCGGCCCTCGATAAGGCAGTTATCGGCATCGATACCCCGCTCAGTTTTCCGAAGGGATTCTTGGAGCACCTGAAAGCAAGCGGCGTCGTAGCCGATCATGCTGCACTAACGAAGCGTATCCGCGAAGACCTCAAGAAGAACACCGACGACGGCATTCGCAAGTGGATCGACCTCATGGGTGTGTATCGTGAGACAAAGACCGAGACGCCGGACGAGGCATTTGCCCGCTTCACGCGAAATGCTCCGCCACGCAATGACGGCCGGCGCCGCCGTCAGCTCGAAGCACACGAGCTTCGTACGATGGTCGAGCGCTTCCGCCGACCTGATAGAATTTTACGCAGAGATTTTCCCGATGCCGTCGCTTCGACGCTCGGCATCCAGTATAACCGCCTGACACGCCGATACGAATTCACATCGGCGAATGCCCGTGGCCGCACGACGCTCGTTGCGATTTCGATGCTCGAGCAGGTGCGCGAGGCAAAGCCCGAAGTCGCGATCTGGCCGTTCCAAAAGCCCGCTGACGTAACGATCGTCGAGGTATTCCCGAAGCTCTTCGAAGACCGGTTCAAGATCAAACCGTCCGACCTGCGCGCCTACTTCGATGCGGCTGAGGATAACGCCCTCTACGTTTCGAAAGAAGTTCGTGATCAGGTGTACGCGCACGAGAAAGCTCGTGAAGCCTGCATCTCGCTCCTGGGTTTGCTATCATCCGAGCGCAGAGAGATCAAGACGCTCCGTCCGCTCCGTGATTATCGCGACACCTTCTACGCAAGCGACGAAGTGCAGCTCGAAGGTTGGATCTACGGCATCGGCTATAAGGAGCCGAACCAGAATGAGCCGAAAGGCCGCAAGCAACCGGCGCGTCAGCATACCATTCCAACTGAGGCACCTACTGCCGTTGCAGAGGTGCCTGCTGAGGTCGCACCAGAACCGACTGCTGTAACAGAGTGAGCATCGCAGACGAACTAGCTGCTCAGATCTCTGGCTCGGTCCGCGAGAACGTCCCGCTCGCACCATTCACGACATTTCGCATCGGCGGTAACGCCCAACTCTTTGTAGAGCCGGCAACGCCGGAGGATGTTGTCCACACCCGTGCGTTTGCGGCCACACATTCGCTACCGTTCTTCATTCTCGGCAACGGCTCGAACGTCCTGATCAGCGACGAGGGTATCGCCGGCGTCGTGATGAATCTGGAAACAGGATTTTCTAAACTGAGCATCGAAGGCAACATCATCACGGCGGGCGCAGGTGTTCGAATGGCGACATTCGTCGACTTCGCGATCCGCAACAACCTTGCTGGTGTCGAGATGCTCGCAGGCATCCCGGCGACGATCGGCGGAGCGGTCTGGATGAACGCCGGATGCTACGGCGGCGAGACGAGCGATCATTTGCTCGATGTGACCATCGTCCGAGCAGACCAGACGCTTACGCTCACCAAAGAAGAGTGTCACTTCCGATATCGCCACAGTGGCTTTGAACCAGGCGATATTGTAGTGCAAGCCCGCTTCGCACTTCAGGCCGGCAATGCGGCCGAGCTTCGAGAGATCAAGCTCAAACACCTGATGCACCGCAACGACGTGCAACCCGTGAACCTGCCGAACTGCGGTTCTGTGTTCAAGAACCCGAAGCCGCACTTCAGTGCACAACTGATCGAAGAAGCCGGACTCAAGGGGACGCAGATCGGCGGAGCGCAGATCTCGCCCAAGCATGCGAATTTCATTACGAACCTCGGTGGTGCAACGGCGCAAGACGTCATCGCCATCATGAACCTCGAACGCAAGACCGTCTTTGAGCGCACGGGTATTGTCCTCGAACCCGAAGTACAGCTCATAGGATTTTTGAGCAACCCGATCGAGCCGCTTTTATAGGTTTAGCGGCGCATCAACTCTGAATCTCATTTTTCAACGAACGCCGGGCGGCGAACGGCTGCGCGCACTTCACTCTTGGAAGAACGCGTGCAACTGCATATACGCAAATCTGGCGAAGAGCCCAAAGGCTACGCACCGCTGCATGAAGCGAAGCCGCTCGACGAACTCGAGCAGGCGGAGCTCGGCGCGGAGTTCGTAGCCGAAGAGGACGACGAGCCGAAGAGCTGGAAAAGCTCGCGCTATGTGCCGTATATCTTGCTCGCGGCGGTACTGCTGCTGGGCGGGATCGTGTTTTTCGCGCGCGAATTCCAATCCGCCGAGGGGCTGCAGGCAATCCGTGTCGAGGGTAATCGTCAGCTCATGACGAGTGAGGTGCTGTTACTGGCTTCGATCGATAAGTCGCAAAAGTTTTATGATATCGATCTACGCACGATCGAGCAGCGTATCGCAAAGCATGGATTTGTCCGCGATGTTTCGATTCGACGCGAGACACATCCGAACACGATCGTCATTCGCGTTAACGAACGCATGCCGCTTGCGATGATTCGTTCGTCGAGCGGCGAACCCGTACTCGTCGATAACGACTACCGCTTCTTTCTACCGAAGCGACTCTCGGGATTAATGGACCCGAACAAGCTGCTCGCCGTGCCTGTGCTCGGCGGTGTCAACGAAAAAGATACTGCTGCCATCATCGAGATGTCGCACATCGTCCGTCAGATTGTTACAATGGGCGACAGCTCGCTTCGCGAGGCGCTTGGCGAACTTCGGCGCACGCCAACCGGAGCATATGTGATGTACACCTCCGTCGCATCGACGCCGATCTTTATCGGCTCGCCATCGGACGTTCGCTTCACGACAACGCTCGAACGCGAGACCGATCCGTCCGCTCAGAAAGCCGAGAACGAACGTCTGTTCGATCATCAGTTACATTTACTCGCCACGCTCTGGAAGCAGAAGCTTCGCGCCGAGATCTGGTCGCGCAGCACGCTCTATGTCGATGCCCGCTTTAACGGACAGATCATCGTCCGCCATAAGGGCTACGGCGCATCGCTTGCCAAGAACGCGACGCCTGCGGCCGATTCGGCGCGCACAGTGCGTCCCGACTCGGCGATACAACGATCGTTATCCACCACGTCACCAACTACTGCAGTACGATAATGGAGTACAACGAACACTATCCGTCACAGAAGGCGTCGCCGCTCTCGTCCGCACCGATGATCGGCGTGCCCGCAGGACTCGAACCAAGCCGCATTATTGTCGGCCTCGATATCGGCACGACGAAAGTCTGCGCGATCGTCGCTGCGATCTCGCTGCACGAACCGCATTCCATGACGGTCCTCGGTGTGGGCTCGGTGCCTGCCGACGGCCTCTCGCGAGGCGTCGTAACGAACATCGAAAAGACCGTCAAGTCGATCGAGCGAGCCGTCGCCGAAGCCGAAGCGCAGTCCGGCGTGAAGATCCGCGAGGTGGTCGTGGGCATTGCAGGGGACCATATCCAGTCGTTCCAATCGCGCGGCGTGGTGACCATCTCGAATCAAGATCGTCAGATCCGCCCAGAGGACATTGCTCGGTTGCTCGAGGACGTTCGCCGCATTCATCTGCCGAGCGACCGCAAGATCTTGCATGTGATCCCGCAGGAGTTTATTGTGGATGGTCAAGACGGCTTTTACGAAGAGCCGGTCGGTGTCTCGGGCGTGCGGCTCGAGTCCACTGTACATGTGATCAACGGCCTGGTGACGGCCGTGCAGAATATCTATAACTGTGTCGAACGCGCCGGGCTGCGTGTCAACGACATTGTTCTCGAACCGCTCGCATCGAGCTATGCAGTGCTCGACGAGAAGGAAAAGGAAGCCGGCGTTGCGCTCGTCGATATCGGCGGTGGCACGACCGACATCGCTGTCTTCGAAGAGAAAACGATCCGTCACAGCGCTGTCGTCGGTATTGCGGGCCAGAAAGTCACCGATGACATTCGCAAGGGCCTAAACATTCTCGGCGATCAGGCAGAACGCCTCAAGCGCGAATACGGCTGCGCCGTCGTCTCGCACATCGTACGCGACGAGATCATCCAGCTTCCGGGTATTGCCGGCCGCAAGCCGCGTCAGATCCAGCGCTCGCTGCTCGCACGTATCATCCAGCCGCGCATGGAAGAGATCCTCGAGTTCTCGTACAATGAGATCAAGCGCTCGGGCTTTGCGCGCAACCTCGGCGCCGGTGTCGTGCTCACGGGCGGTGGCTCGATGATCAACTCAACACGCGAACTTGCCGAGGCCATCTTCGATATGGATGTCAAGATCGGTATGCCGATGAGCTTTGGCGCCGGACTCGTCAAAGAGATCGAATCGCCGGTTTATGCGACAGCCGTCGGCCTCGTGCTCTACGCGTTCCATGCAGGTGTCGCCACATCGAACATGACCTTCATCGAAGAAGAACAAACGCCCGTCGTCGAGCACAGTGAAGAATATTTCGACGATGAACCTAAACAGAAAACCTCGGTGCTCAACCGCATGAAAGGCTGGTTCGAACACCTGTGATCGCGGCAATCCGAAGAGGCATCTTCGCTTTGCGGAATGACACTATCCATTTTGTGACAGAATAGCAACACAGATTATTTGATTCGGAGGATACAACAATGATCGAACTCGATACCAGAGAAGAGTACGGTGCCAGGATTAAGGTCGTCGGCATCGGTGGTGGCGGCTCGAACGCCGTCAATGCCATGATCGACCGCGGACTCGTCGGCGTGGAATTCTGCGTGTTCAACACGGACATGCAGGCATTGCAGGCATCGGCTGCCGCATTAAAATTACAAATCGGCCGCAACCTCACACGCGGCCTCGGTGCAGGTGCGAACCCTGACATCGGGCGTCGTGCCGTTGACGAAGACCGCGAAGAAATCGCCGAGATGCTGCGCGGAAGCGACATGGTGTTCGTCACCGCGGGTATGGGTGGCGGCACCGGCACCGGAGGCGCAGCTCGAGTTGCACAGATCGCCAAAGAGAACGGCGCCTTGGTCGTCGGTATCGTGACGCGTCCGTTCTTCTTCGAAGGTAAGCGCCGCCTCAATCAAGCCGAGGACGGCATTCAGGAACTTCGAAAAAATGTCGATACGCTCATCGTCATCCCGAATCAAAAGCTATTGGCACTCGTGACCGAAGGCACGTCTTTGCTCGACGGATTCGAGATTGCAAATCAAGTGCTCTATAACGCAACTCGCGGTATTAGCGAACTCATCACGCGTCACGGTCATATCAACGTCGACTTTGCCGACGTTCGCACTGTCATGACCGACATGGGCGATGCGATCATGGGTGCGGGTGTCGCCAGCGGCGCACACCGCGCAGCCGTCGCAGCCGAAAGCGCAATCAGTTCGCCGCTGCTCGAAGGTGTGTCGATCCAGGGTGCACAAGGCGTACTTGTGAATATCACCGGCGGTCGTTCGATGACACTCCTTGAGGTCAGCGAAGCGACACAGATCATCCACGATTCCGCCGGCGACGACGCGAACATCATCTTCGGCGCTGTGCTCGACGAGACCATGGACGACGAGATCATGGTCACCGTCATCGCAACTGGTTTCAACAACAAGCCGACGTTCACCGGTCTGTCGGTAGATGAGAAGCCTGCGGTGCCGTATGCTCCCGCCGAAGAGGTCTTCGCGCAGAAGTCGAAGCCGTCGGTCGTTCGCATGACACCGCCGATGTCGATGGACGAGTACGAAGTCCGCAAGAAAATCATCGCACAACAACCACCGCAACGCGAGCGCTCAGAACCTTCGACGCACTATGAAGAGGACGTTCAGCTCCCGAAAGTGGAACGCATGAGTCGCGGGACGCTCACCGAGCGTCAGGAGGATGCAAGTGCATTCGATCGTCTCTCTGCCGGTGCGTTTCGTGCATCGAGCATTCGACTTTCGCCGATGAACGAGACATCGCATGTCCCCAGCGGACCACGCGATCTCAAGGAATACGATACGCCGGCTTATTTGCGCCGCGGCATCAATATTCCGTCGGTAGACGAGCAGGAAGAGATCGAAGCACTCGAACGCGAACATGCACCCGAGACCGTCATGGCCGGTAGTGGTGGTGGCGGGGTCAATCACACCCGCGAACGTGACGATCGTCCGACGTTCCTTCGCAAGATCATGGACTAACGTTTCTATTTTCACGAATCGAACTGAGAATGATCGCTCATTCAATGACCTCAACCACCTTCGACCTACCGGGATATACGGTAACGAAGAATCTCGGTATCGTACGCGGCATTGTCGTGCGCTCGCGCTCGGTATTCGGGAACATGGCCGCCGGTATCCAGACACTGTTCGGCGGTAACATCACGATCTACACGAATCTTTGCGAACAAGCACGCGAGGAGTCGTATGCACTGTTGCTCGAACATGCCGAGCGACTCGGTGCGAATGCGATCGTCGGATTGCGATATGACGCAACCGAAATCGCAGCCGGTATTGCAGAAGTGCTCTGCTACGGAACAGCCGTAGTGGTCGCACCGAAGTAACCCGGGACCCAGAGTCTATCCTGCGGCGATGACGCTCCTGTCAGCGCCGCAGGCATAGAAGCAGAGGCTGCTCTGCCTACCGATAGTGTGCCTAACAGCCATCAACATCCATTATCGTCACAAGCCCCGCACTGTATCCTGCGGGGCTCTTTATTTTAAAAAGAACAGACGCGCAATATAGCGCGTCTGTTTATATCCTCTCGTCTATGGTATAGACTACTTAATCACAAGCACATTGAATCGTTCGCCGACGGGCATGTTTGTTTGCTGATCCTCGAGGAAGATCTCCCATCGATTATTAGTACCGTTCCAGGTCACACCGTATGCAATCCCGTCAAATGCGCCGCCGCCAAGATTCTTTTTGAGAGCGTTACCCGATAATACATGAGTAACGATCACAATATCGGTCAGCGCCATACCGGGGTAATTCAGGAACGTGCTCCACGGTGTGTTTCCGTTGATGTTTGCTTGTGTGACCGCATGCACATACGCGGTGCGCGTCGTCCCGGTCGCTTTGATGTATCCATTATCCACTGTAAGTGCGACGGAGCCGTTTGTATTACCGGTATACGATGCCTTGACCCCTGCACCACTCGAACTTTCACCCACCACGCCAAATGCACCCGCACCGTTATTAGCGATACCGTGTACGCCTGTTCCACCTGAAAGAGACGATATACCTTGCACACCATCACCTGCGCTCGATGTGCCGGCAACACCGGTAGAAGCGTCAGTCGTCCCGAACACACCGATACCTGCATTCGGACTCGGGCTCGGGCCTGCGTTGCCCGAAATCCCATATACTCCATACCCAGAGCTATTACCCGCTCCCGATACGCCGGTCCCTCCGGTCCCTTTCAATGCGATTGCACCGGAAGAGTTCGTGATATCGACCGATGCCGAGTTCGAGTTATCGGTAGCCACGAGTGGCAGTGTGATCTGGAAGGTCGCCGGTTTCCACGTGCTATTTGCCGCATCCCAGGCAAGCACCTGATTATTTTGCGGTACGTTCGCACTCACGTTATAATTCTGAATTTTTACGACATTCGGATTCGGGTAGAACCCATTGAGATCGCCGCCTGCCGGTCCGGTCGGAGGCAATTCTGTCGGGATGACCCCTTGTGCGAGCTTATTTGCAGTCACCGCGCCGTTCTGAATCCGGGTATTCGATACCGCACCCGGTGCGAGTTTGCCGGAGTCGATGCTGCCGGAGGTCATATTGATCGTAGCAACCGGCCCGGTTGCGTTCGTGATCGTCAATGTGCCATCTCCGTTTTGAACTCCACCGATACCCGTACCGCCCGATCCGCCAATAGAGCTGATCGTGATCTTCTTGGTGGCTGGATCTTTGTTAATTGTCGTCGAACCACCGCTAACGAGTGTGATATCGCCGCTCATTCCGTTAATGCTCGAAACACCTGCGCTGCCGCTTCCTCCGCCACTTCCTTTTGCTGCAGAATCGGCATAGACGGCATGGAGTGCGTACGGAACGGTCACAAGTGCCGTCCGAGGAGTGAGCTCGGGTGTGCCATCGACCGACACCCCCAGCCAATACTGCGTGCTAAACGTAACCGATGCTGGGATCGGTGTTGTCGCGCCGATGATAATACTATATACACCGTTCTTCGTCGATGCAGACGTTGTTTCGGAGTAGAGCGCCGTTCCACCGGTCGGAGCGTTGTACATTGATACCGTGATGGTATGTTGTCCGTCAGCAACCGGCTTCCCTGTGTTATCCGCGAGAAATCCCTGATAGCTGATTTGACGCGGTACTTGCGCATTCGCGCCGAGCGCTGCGAACAGGAATGAAAGAATGATATAATATGAGGAAATACGTCGCATGGTCGTCTTTATATGTTCTGTATGATCAATGACTGAACGAGAATATGAACTCGCATTTGCGCGAGTTTATTCCTGCACCGCGTGGCAAACTCACGAGGGGGTGGATCGGTGCATGTACCTGACTAACGTCTCGGAGCATACCGATGTGACACCTCAAAAACAAACGAGGCGGTGTGAACCGCCTCGTTTGACTTACTATCTATTTGAAGTTAGGGTCATCTGGATTCATACTGACAGAGTATTTCCCCCGGAAGTCGTACCAATGGCCTTGATCGACCGGCGCACCGGGCGATTTGGCAGTTTCGTACCGATCGATCAGTTGGAGGTTCGAGAGTTCGGTTAACTGGTTGGTGATCGTCTGTTCCAAGATGAGCCCGAACTCGCGAGCAAAGATACGAAGGATGTAGGTACTGTCACCGACGGTTGCATCGACATACTTGACTGCTACAGCATCATGATACACTTGTCTGCGACCCGGGAGATAATAATCTGCGTACCGTCCGACTACAGTTGCAGTAAGCGTCCCGGCATCGTCGGCTTTCCACGAAGAACCGACCTGAAGATTTCCTTCCAAAGCGACGATCCCCTTATCCGACCCATTCGTCGAGAGGATACACTTCACGCCTGCTTGCGATTCGTCCACTTTATAATAGTACAGCACGGCACCGGTCGCGGAAGAATCGGGGTTAACGACGAGCTTCGCATAACCATTGTATGTCGTTCCAACAACGACCTGATACATCGATGTGTCGGACACCGAAGGCGTCTGTGCATCGTCCTGGGTATAGACATAGCGCAGACCGTTCGTCGGAGGATAAAAGTATTGGTCAGCAGGAGCGGTCGTGCCGAGGCCTGGGCCGGAAGGTGCAGAGCAACTTGCAAGCACTGCTGCCAGAGCTGCAATGGCGATCAATTTCATATTCGTACCATTTCTCCTTTCTGCCTCAGTAGCCACATACCGAGCATCGTATGGGATGCTTACTATAGCACTAAAACCTTAGAATTGGAAATAGATTCCAGTCGAGAGTTCGAGGTTGATCATTGCCGGATCGTCGGTCGAACCAGGTGTGTCGCTGAGTCCGGGGGTGCCGCCGCCCGGGCTGGTGAGTCGGTCGTGCTGTGCCTGTACATTACTCGTGGCACGAGTGAGTCTCAGGCCTGCAAGCGCACCGACACTTTCGGTAGCCGCATACCGGATGCCTGCTTCTGCGCTGAAGATCGGACCGAGGCTCGAGGCCGCAACCCCGCCGTTAGCAGCAATAGTGAAGTGTTCGGAGATCGGCTCACGGAACTCTGCCAACAATCCGAACCATGCAGTATTACGATGTTCGTAATTCCAATAGATCTGATGGGTCGTCGAATTCGGTGCAATCGGTGCTTCGTACAGATTCTTCTGTGTAATATTCGCAAGCCCGATACCTGCACCTACCCAGAACGAATGCGCGATCATGAATTTCATGGTCACATCCGTATTCGTGACGATCGGGATCGAAACATTCGTTGCCCCGGAGTTCGGGAATTGCTTTCCAATCCCTTCATGGACCGAGAGTTCGAGAAAGTCAGTGAAGCGCGGCCCGCGTTTATGCGTATCGCCGTTGAGGTCGCCGATGCTCGGACGGTTTGCGGATGACGAATTCGGATCGCGGACGAACGATGCGCCCGGCACGAACGCCATTGCCGATGGGATCGAAGCGATACCCGATGCATCGGCAGCAACATCATGATCGGCAATATCGACAAATGACGCAGCGGGCATGTCGATACGGTCG is part of the Bacteroidota bacterium genome and encodes:
- a CDS encoding YbjQ family protein — protein: MIAHSMTSTTFDLPGYTVTKNLGIVRGIVVRSRSVFGNMAAGIQTLFGGNITIYTNLCEQAREESYALLLEHAERLGANAIVGLRYDATEIAAGIAEVLCYGTAVVVAPK